The Alnus glutinosa chromosome 7, dhAlnGlut1.1, whole genome shotgun sequence genome includes a region encoding these proteins:
- the LOC133872882 gene encoding uncharacterized protein LOC133872882 → MPYRVRENLFIGNIGDAAEILQNGSTEITHILSVLSSALISFFSEWRSGLVIPTKEIKKVYVGGSGGGDGGSGSEDASGGDGGSKSSLSPEKLLYSLEYAGKDLKLVRMAVPLRDMESEDLLDYLNVCFDFIDQSRKEGSVLVHCFAGVSRSAAIITAYLMRTEHLSQEDALESLRHSCEFVCPNDGFLEQLKMFEEMGFKVDHASPVYKRFRLKVLGEFYNRGEKIDSSKFGPDPGLPTEISSEVEVASNEGNNRTPAYRCKKCRRVVALQENVVDHIPGEGETSFQWNKRKSGNPFYKSDETECSSIFVEPLRWMTAVEEGALEGKLCCAHCEGRLGYFNWSGIQCSCGSWITPAFQLHRSRVDISSV, encoded by the exons ATGCCGTACCGTGTTCGTGAGAATCTATTCATCGGAAACATCGGCGACGCGGCGGAAATTCTCCAAAACGGCAGCACTGAGATCACGCACATTCTATCGGTCCTCAGTTCGGCGTTGATATCGTTTTTCTCCGAATGGCGTAGCGGTCTCGTTATTCCCACAAAGGAAATCAAGAAGGTCTATGTTGGTGGGTCTGGTGGCGGTGATGGTGGTTCGGGTTCTGAGGATGCCTCGGGTGGTGATGGGGGGTCGAAGAGTTCCTTGTCGCCGGAGAAGCTTTTGTACTCTTTGGAATATGCAGGCAAGGACTTGAAGCTGGTGAGGATGGCTGTGCCGTTGAGAGACATGGAGAGTGAGGACTTGCTGGATTATTTAAATGTTTGTTTCGATTTCATTGATCAGAGCCGAAAAGAGGGGTCTGTTTTGGTGCACTGCTTTGCTGGTGTGTCAAGAAg TGCAGCTATCATTACGGCATATCTTATGAGAACCGAGCATCTATCTCAAGAAG ATGCGCTTGAATCCTTACGGCATAGCTGTGAGTTTGTTTGCCCCAATGATGGTTTTCTAGAACAG TTAAAAATGTTTGAGGAGATGGGTTTCAAGGTTGACCATGCAAGCCCTGTATACAAGCGCTTTCGACTGAAAGTACTGG GTGAGTTTTATAACCGTGGGGAGAAGATAGACAGTTCTAAATTTGGGCCAGATCCCGGTTTGCCTACTGAAATTTCCTCAGAAGTGGAAGTTGCTTCAAATGAAGGAAATAATCGTACTCCTGCATACCGCTGCAAGAAATGCAGAAGAGTTGTTGCGTTGCAGGAGAATGTTGTAGATCACATCCCAGGGGAGGGTGAGACATCCTTTCAGTGGAACAAGCGTAAAAGTGGAAACCCTTTTTACAAGTCTGACGAGACTGAGTGTTCATCCATTTTTGTTGAGCCTCTACGATGGATGACAGCAG TTGAAGAAGGTGCGCTGGAGGGGAAATTGTGCTGTGCTCACTGTGAAGGTCGCTTGGGTTACTTCAATTGGTCAGGCATCCAATGCAGTTGTGGGAGCTGGATCACCCCAGCCTTTCAGCTCCACAGAAGCCGAGTGGACATCAGCAGTGTCTAA